The following coding sequences lie in one Nakaseomyces glabratus chromosome I, complete sequence genomic window:
- the PET122 gene encoding Pet122p (CAGL0I06556g~Ortholog(s) have translation initiation factor activity, role in mitochondrial respiratory chain complex IV biogenesis, positive regulation of mitochondrial translation and integral component of mitochondrial inner membrane localization), translating into MDVRKQLYLQCLNREFAQVLAKVRGMSTESLDYNFLQMYLGRSCQWAHVPSIDYLWMRFVMKEPLLLVRPQVLCDMATIALNNDKGFLPSQLLKHYTMNYLNKRHISFDDPVLYHLNRVKVESFAKGTKDRTTFMEKWKVFLQDIDDKFPTSYKFRIRDYMNLSQASRTATQERLGSMLFDQDQITIKNPTSMSLLLNIILLHKGISTDYKLAIFEQFLRSSNGAALIDDSIQILLRLVDGNSSQLRNLLETLKSVDVKISATTCNEIDSCKAKLQ; encoded by the coding sequence ATGGATGTAAGGAAGCAGCTGTATCTGCAATGTTTGAATAGGGAATTTGCCCAGGTTCTGGCAAAGGTGAGGGGTATGTCTACTGAATCACTGGATTATAACTTCCTACAAATGTACTTAGGTCGGAGTTGCCAATGGGCTCATGTACCTTCAATTGACTACCTATGGATGCGATTTGTGATGAAGGAGCCCCTGCTTCTTGTTAGGCCCCAGGTGCTTTGCGATATGGCTACCATTGCGCTCAATAACGATAAGGGGTTTTTGCCGTCACAATTGTTGAAGCATTACACTATGAACTATCTCAATAAGAGGCATATCTCCTTTGATGATCCAGTGTTATACCATCTGAATAGAGTTAAAGTAGAGAGCTTCGCAAAAGGTACCAAGGATAGGACAACATTCATGGAAAAATGGAAAGTGTTCTTGCAGGATATAGATGACAAGTTTCCAACTAGCTATAAATTTAGGATACGAGATTACATGAACTTATCACAAGCCTCTAGAACTGCCACTCAAGAAAGACTAGGGTCCATGCTTTTCGACCAAGACCAGATCACTATAAAGAACCCGACTTCAATGTCACTGCTCTTGAACATAATTTTACTCCATAAGGGTATCTCAACGGACTACAAACTAGCAATATTTGAACAGTTCCTAAGATCATCTAATGGAGCAGCATTGATTGATGACTCAATACAAATCCTACTGAGATTAGTTGACGGCAATAGTTCCCAGCTCCGGAATCTGCTGGAAACTCTGAAGAGTGTTGACGTTAAAATCTCAGCCACCACTTGCAATGAAATTGACAGCTGTAAGGCCAAATTGCAATAG
- the YEY2 gene encoding 2-aminoadipate transaminase (CAGL0I06578g~Ortholog(s) have 2-aminoadipate transaminase activity and cytoplasm, nucleus localization) yields the protein MSMDQPARINFFKGHPSFRLLPNEEIVEATRQLLTSETRDYDDDTRNRHPLTYGPDEGALWVRQQICDFNNRLFGSDSKPEFLNLSSGSSYGCLSVLLHTTLPHTNFTRQAFIISPTYFLINDCFIDAGFGSKLTAIDEEGEDSINFEQLLSKLRHFEELYGNSNGDVSIIQNPNKPTKKVYKYVMYCVPTFANPSGKSYSLETRTKLIEIARRYDMLIICDDVYDLLDYSTDVHEWPRPQKRLVHIDRATAPDDNEFGNTISNATFSKIIAPGLRFGYHETINDKLAAQLSRGGANVSGGTPSQLNSMIVGTILQNGSMERILGKLRETYKTRSVAMWDSLQKHMPKDTHISSPKGGYFVWVTLPPGYDAKKIGKKLKDEHGVILANGSDFEVIGDERGWGDRSVRLSISFLETPDIIEGCELWGKVCKEMAPSS from the coding sequence ATGAGTATGGACCAACCTGCCAGaatcaacttcttcaaaggaCACCCCAGTTTCCGGTTGTTGCCTAATGAAGAGATAGTAGAAGCCACCAGACAATTGCTCACCAGCGAAACTAGAGATTATGACGATGACACAAGGAATAGGCACCCATTGACATATGGTCCTGATGAAGGCGCTCTATGGGTGAGGCAACAGATATGTGATTTCAACAACAGGCTGTTTGGTAGTGACTCAAAACCGGAGTTTTTAAACTTGAGCAGTGGTTCCTCATACGGATGCCTGAGTGTCTTATTACATACTACATTACCTCACACAAATTTTACTAGACAGGCGTTCATTATATCACCAACTTATTTTCTGATCAATGATTGTTTTATTGATGCTGGATTTGGTTCAAAGCTAACTGCAATTGATGAGGAAGGAGAAGACTCCATTAACTTTGAACAATTACTAAGCAAATTGAGGCACTTTGAAGAATTATATGGTAATAGCAATGGCGATGTATCGATTATCCAGAACCCAAATAAACCAACAAAAAAGGTGTACAAATATGTAATGTACTGTGTGCCAACCTTTGCAAATCCGAGCGGCAAGAGTTACTCTTTGGAAACGAGAACTAAATTGATAGAGATAGCAAGAAGATATGATATGTTAATAATATGTGATGATGTCTACGATCTATTAGATTACTCGACAGATGTTCATGAGTGGCCAAGACCTCAAAAAAGGCTTGTACATATTGATAGGGCTACGGCACctgatgataatgaattTGGCAACACTATATCTAATGCGACATTTTCCAAGATCATTGCCCCTGGTCTAAGGTTTGGTTACCATGAGACtataaatgataaattAGCTGCTCAGCTCTCTAGAGGTGGTGCCAATGTGTCTGGTGGTACACCTTCACAATTAAATTCAATGATAGTTGGCACCATACTTCAAAATGGGAGTATGGAAAGAATATTAGGTAAACTAAGAGAAACTTATAAAACTAGATCAGTTGCAATGTGGGATTCATTGCAGAAACACATGCCAAAGGACACACATATCTCGTCTCCCAAAGGTGGCTATTTCGTTTGGGTAACCTTACCACCCGGGTATGATGCCAAGAAAATAGGAAAAAAGCTAAAAGATGAGCATGGAGTAATACTGGCAAATGGATCAGACTTTGAAGTTATAGGAGATGAAAGAGGGTGGGGTGACAGATCAGTGCGTCTTTCCATTAGTTTTCTCGAGACTCCTGATATCATTGAAGGTTGCGAGTTATGGGGGAAAGTGTGCAAGGAGATGGCACCCAGTTCATAG
- the UBP3 gene encoding mRNA-binding ubiquitin-specific protease UBP3 (CAGL0I06600g~Ortholog(s) have mRNA binding, thiol-dependent ubiquitin-specific protease activity) has product MHDPQEESYSMYPKTSSPPPPPQANMHFPVYQTPMMYGYSQNPYMYAGQAPGYHFGMMNQGQMMYQPNAIPQQPNGGAGGSKKKWNMNNNMGASSGSSANLSNGKTHNYHNSSHAASYHPQSSSSTSGGSTAKNAYTPAAADPLKFNISKIKEETTSFPMFFNTNEKDFAEAKAKRYHLSLKALDHEEQPIQKEPQVQSEQVKQEEQIQKKQDSQQLSIEEEDIKDLKSGDKTDIVLPETTTNKENIQQGTEIKVSSPEMGNKQASGSPVEETATPYITPAPTPKPAAKSWSAIASSAISKGKPSNVSSPISRPGSTHQQPQKKSKKYVPATPKGLEPLGSVALRMCFDPDYVSYTLDTAKNEDKLPIREIIPRGIINNANICFMSSVLQVLLYCAPFVDILNVVSTRNMNAKSGSSSAKLLDACLTIYKKFDKANYEKEKEKESEKEKPGSKKSSPPAYASITEAVNPDEFYRSLSTIPKFKDLRWGHQEDAEEFLTHLLDQLHEELISAIDSLSENEILNLLQSIHDEDLKIYIIRNLSRYKDAEFIKNMSPQLKDQINKYGTISDDSEEGNGWHEVSGSSKKGKKTKTAAKRTVEFIPSPISNLFGGQFRSVLDIPQNKESQSITLDPFQTIQLDISDPGVDSLEAALKKFSEYELLPFKSSSGNDVEAKKQTFIDKLPQILLIQLKRFSFISNADKDNGMTNYNAYSGRIEKIRKKISYGHTLEIPDETLASSALRNNSSKTYELSGVIYHHGMSPDGGHYTADVFHKQTKTWYRIDDVNITKLEDDDVLKGGEDNMDSRTAYILMYQNVHC; this is encoded by the coding sequence ATGCACGACCCACAAGAAGAATCATACTCTATGTATCCAAAGACCTCATctccaccaccaccacctcAAGCCAATATGCATTTTCCTGTTTACCAGACTCCTATGATGTACGGTTACTCGCAGAACCCATACATGTATGCTGGTCAGGCTCCAGGTTATCATTTTGGTATGATGAACCAAGGTCAAATGATGTACCAGCCTAATGCTATTCCTCAACAACCTAATGGTGGTGCTGGCGGTTCTAAGAAGAAATGGAACATGAATAATAATATGGGTGCTTCTTCTGGATCTAGTGCCAACTTGTCCAACGGGAAGACTCATAATTACCATAATAGCTCACATGCTGCGAGTTATCACCCTCaatcatcttcttctacttCTGGAGGAAGTACTGCCAAGAATGCTTACACCCCAGCTGCAGCAGATCCATTGAAGTTCAACATCTCAAAGATTAAAGAAGAGACAACTTCCTTCCCAATGTTTTTTAATACAAACGAAAAGGACTTTGCAGAAGCTAAGGCCAAAAGATACCATCTAAGTTTGAAGGCGTTGGATCATGAAGAACAACCAATTCAAAAGGAACCCCAGGTACAATCAGAGCAAGTGAAACAGGAAGAACAGattcaaaagaaacaagatTCCCAACAACTTAGCATCGAAGAAGAGGATATAAAGGATCTGAAAAGTGGAGATAAAACTGATATCGTACTTCCAGAAACCACTACTAATAAGGAAAATATTCAGCAAGGTACTGAAATCAAAGTAAGCTCGCCAGAAATGGGAAACAAGCAGGCTAGTGGTTCACCAGTGGAGGAAACTGCTACTCCTTATATAACACCGGCACCAACACCAAAACCAGCTGCCAAATCCTGGTCTGCTATTGCATCCAGCGCTATTTCTAAAGGGAAGCCCTCCAATGTATCTTCACCAATCTCAAGGCCAGGATCTACCCATCAGCAACCTcagaagaaatcaaaaaagtACGTTCCTGCGACCCCAAAAGGACTTGAACCATTAGGATCAGTAGCTCTAAGAATGTGCTTCGACCCAGATTATGTCTCATACACGTTAGATACTGCCAAAAACGAAGACAAACTGCCAATTAGAGAGATAATTCCAAGAGGTATTATAAATAATGCTAACATCTGTTTCATGAGTTCCGTTTTGCAAGTGTTATTGTACTGTGCGCCTTTTGTAGATATTTTGAATGTTGTCAGTACTAGAAATATGAACGCAAAGAGTGGCTCTTCCTCGGCGAAACTATTGGACGCCTGTCTAACAATTTATAAGAAATTTGACAAGGCAAACTATGAAAaggagaaggagaaggagtcagaaaaagaaaagccTGGTTCTAAAAAGTCCTCTCCACCAGCTTACGCGTCCATCACAGAAGCGGTCAATCCAGATGAGTTTTATAGATCTCTATCAACAATTCCAAAATTTAAAGATTTGAGATGGGGTCATCAGGAAGATGCTGAAGAATTTTTAACACATTTATTAGATCAACTTCATGAAGAATTGATTTCTGCCATTGATTCACTATCAGAGAATGAAATACTAAACCTACTACAAAGTATTCATGACGAAGATTTGAAGATATACATCATTCGTAACTTGAGTCGCTATAAGGATGCGGAATTCATCAAAAACATGTCACCACAACTGAAGGACCAAATTAACAAATACGGAACAATTTCTGATGATTCTGAAGAAGGAAATGGCTGGCATGAAGTTAGTGGTTCTAGTAAGAAGGGCAAAAAGACAAAGACAGCTGCTAAGAGAACCGTGGAATTTATCCCATCCCCTATTTCTAACCTGTTTGGCGGCCAGTTTAGATCTGTTCTTGATATTCCACAGAACAAAGAATCTCAATCCATTACATTAGATCCATTCCAAACTATTCAACTAGATATCTCGGACCCAGGAGTTGATAGTCTAGAGGCTGCTTTAAAGAAATTCAGTGAATATGAGCTGTTACCTTTTAAGTCATCATCTGGAAATGATGTAGAAGCAAAGAAACAAACATTCATTGACAAGCTACCTCAAATCCTTTTGATTCAACTGAAAAGATTCTCTTTTATTAGTAATGCTGATAAAGATAATGGCATGACCAACTATAACGCATACAGTGGCCGTATTGAAAAGATTAGAAAGAAGATTTCTTACGGACACACTCTAGAAATCCCTGATGAAACTTTAGCATCCTCTGCATTGAGGAACAACTCTTCGAAGACATATGAGTTATCAGGTGTTATTTACCATCATGGTATGAGCCCTGATGGAGGTCATTACACTGCTGATGTTTTCCATAAGCAAACTAAGACCTGGTATAGAATTGATGACGTGAATATCACCAAGCTAGAGGATGATGATGTCTTGAAAGGTGGAGAGGACAACATGGACTCCAGAACTGCTTACATTTTAATGTACCAAAATGTGCACTGCTAA
- the SPI1 gene encoding Spi1p (CAGL0I06644g~Putative GPI-linked cell wall protein) — protein sequence MQLSVLLTLLGAAASVNGQFQNATSASSISSAEVSHHDDHHLHTFTSTRIEVVSEFTTYCPEATTFSYNNKTVIVTKPTTLTITDCPCTMTHIERDDHHHHSEEKHHSSEIAATYHNTSTTTTTTCITDCPTVGPHAVHPEDHKPVSSSVAAESKVESKAASETKKVTATHHETTGSLRTSHTENAKATKSSSSLPVTVQTTNGAGHLQMASLFLTLAMMLTTF from the coding sequence ATGCAATTGTCTGTTTTGTTAACTTTGTTGGGTGCTGCTGCTTCTGTTAATGGTCAGTTCCAAAATGCCACCAGTGCTTCTTCTATTTCAAGCGCTGAGGTCTCTCACCATGATGATCACCATCTACACACTTTCACTTCTACCAGAATTGAAGTTGTCTCCGAATTTACCACCTACTGTCCAGAAGCAACTACCTTCTCCTACAACAATAAGACTGTCATTGTTACCAAGCCAACTACTTTGACAATTACTGACTGCCCATGCACCATGACCCACATTGAGAGAGAtgaccaccaccatcactccGAAGAAAAGCACCACTCCTCTGAAATTGCTGCCACTTACCACAATACTTCTACCACTACTACTACTACATGTATCACTGATTGTCCAACTGTTGGTCCACATGCTGTTCACCCAGAAGACCACAAGCCtgtctcttcttcagttgCTGCTGAATCCAAGGTGGAAAGCAAAGCTGCTTCAGAGACTAAGAAGGTCACTGCTACTCATCATGAAACTACTGGCAGCTTAAGAACTTCTCACACTGAAAACGCTAAGGCTACTaagtcttcttcttctcttccaGTGACTGTTCAAACCACCAACGGTGCAGGTCATTTGCAAATGGCTTCATTGTTCCTAACTTTGGCAATGATGTTAACTACTTTTTAA